ATGCAATTTAAAGTGAATACGTACATGTGATTCATCTTGATTTGTATTCATCTAGGGCAGTCACAGCAGCCTAACCTAGCAGCTTGAAATGTCTGCCAactcttccctcccttttctgggaattcccttctcccttcctctgctgcttaAGTCCGTCTTGGCTTTCTTTGGGTTCCTTATCCCTGCCTTTGGAAGTGTCAGCTTGCAGGAATTATCTCCCGAAGGTCCCATGGGCTCTCTGTCTTCCCTGAttattaatttctaaaataCCTCTCTTCATTCAGTTTTATACCTTTCCTTCACAGAAGAAGCAAGGCTTAAAGCACCATGAAAAGAAGACATAAGTCAGAGACCATGCTTTTGCCTTCCTGCATGCAGAAGTTTAACAGTTTTTACCAGGGTCAATCTGTTTATACTCCAAAAGAAGATATTTCTACTATGAGAGGGCAGACAAAAAGCACCACATGGAATACACTTTTACagtaaaacaaatgaaatttctCCTTTCTTGAGAGTGCAGCCTCACTCTGaaggaaaaactgcattttaaaagcactAAGTTCATGTAAGGGTATTTAACCTGGGCACTTAGTAGTTTTAATACTGTATTCTTGAGATTTCAGTTGCACAATCAGGAATTGGTTGACCTTTTAATCTTTAATctttaaaaactctttttaCCAAACTCATAATTTTAATAGCTTTTACTGCCTTCTAGAACCTCAAATGAATCTGCAAACATCTGtcacagaggattttttttctacttcccATTTCTTTCTGGGTGAAGACTAGTTTGTGTGGCCTGGTCTCCCCTTCTGTAGGAAAAAGCAAGTCCAAAAACTGCATCTTGTACATGGAGCCACAGATAGGATTCACCATAGTCACTAACTCCCTTGGGAGTTAATCCCACAATCTCACACCAGCTCCTCATAAAgctttctgctgcagagagatAATTCAGCCATgctataaaaaaagaaataaataaattccagGTAACCACAGGGCCAGAACTGCTCACAGGCATCATTCAGGAGCGTGTGGATATACATGTATGCCAATCCCAGGGGACCAGATACTGTGAAAATAAAGACCTTGGGCTGGATTCAGTGTTGCATGGAAAGGTAGGTTAGAGACTGTGTGTCATGTCTCTCAGTGACATGGGAATATGTGCTGTTAAATTCTGTACTAGTTGGTGTGTCTGGAGCACTGGAGATTAATAACCAGATCCATCCATCAAAATGGGTGGTGGCAGGAACATTCATCTGAGACCAGGACAATCTTCTATCCATCTGAAGATATTAGAAAATACCATTCACAGGTGTTCTTAGAGGATAACCTTTATTCTTCAAGGAATTAAAACATCACTTCtaaattacttgaaaaaaaataccagttaCAGATAAAGGAAGTGTGACTGTGAActcttaaaaagattttttttttctgcctatcACCATAAATTCTGTCCTGCTTGGTTTCACCTTCACTCAACTGTTCTTTTATCCATGAGCTGGTTTTATCTGATTATTTTGTGATCTCAGGGATGGAGGTCTTTGTAGCAAGATTGTTGTCTCCTGCATATAACTGCTTCCAGTAGCTGAAATAGCTTCCTGTCTCTTCTCTTGATTTGTGATGCAAAGCTTTGAAAAGTTGGATTCAACCCCAACTATGTGAAATTTTGCTTATCCTCTTCCCTGGAAGAGATTAAAGTAACAGATTCTGAAATATCTCACATCCTTATTAAAGCACACGGTCATTGGTGAGAGATGTGGGTTTATCAGTTCCttggaaaatgtaaacattgTTGTGTCTGGCATGCCTTGAGTAGGTAGTACAGGGCCAGTTAGATCAGCTATTGTCTTGCTTAACTTAGTTCAGAACATGTTTCAGCACATTTGGTTCTGTCTGAACTGCGTtacagcacaggctggaggaaACTGTGTCTTGCAATGGACACCTGTGGGTTCCCTCTGTGGTCCCCTCTACTCCCTTCCCTGACCTGTAGCATGACCTGATCTGGCATCATTAGCTTACCCCAACTTTTGGTTAACCACCACAGACCCTAAGTGCACCAATGTTCAGCCAAATTCCAGAAGGCAGTTGGACCAGTCCATTTCTCTGCATTGTATGGGGAATCCTAACAAGTCATCTGAATTTTCAGTCTTCTATGAGAAATATTTGCCAAAGCAAGTACCTAAGGCCTTCTTACTTGTTGCTGCAGGTAGTCTCAGAGTGGCTATTAATATTGTCTGGAAGCCCCATAATAAAGCAGAGCAGTTGTTCTTTTCATGCCAAACTATATGCTCGTCTCCTGGACTGCATATAAGATTTTCCaagatttaaaatattgataTATGCTGctgataataataatattttggtCAACAAAACTAAAGGTCTAAACTCTTACCTTCACAATTCCATATGCTTTCAAAATCAATTGTGTAAGAGTTTAGTGAATTAAAGGCTGTAGCtttcttatttatattttgcACTATGCCATCTCCTCCATATACAAAGCCCTTTATTCACTCACATTTTCAAAAGAACTCTCATGTGTAATTGCATATAATTCTAATAATAAAATTCCTCTACATTAGCAACATCTTGACTTTTGAAATGTCTATATTTTGTACATTTAAAAGGCAAAAGCGGTTTCATTTACTCATGCATGTTAATGGTGCTGTTTGTGCTGTGAGAAGCATGAACTTCTATAgtgcatgggtttttttcttctttgacaTTTTTGAGTGCATGTGATGTGAGTAAAGTCCAACAGCACCAACTCAATGAAGCCTTATTCCCAGAGCAACAGTGTGGAGATTGGCATAGCTGTAAGCTTCCCCTCTGCTGTGTTATGAACAAACCCTTCCAAGGAAGAGCCTCTGTTAGCAATGCTACTAGGATGGCAGTGATGGGGGTGGTTCTGTGGTATCAGCATTAACCTTCAAGGAAATTATTCCAGCAGGGTATGAGTTATCAAGTAAATGTTAAATAAGAACAATCCAACCAATACTGAATCCAGACTTTACTCCATAATCATTATTATTCATTATAGCTTTGAATTAATTGTCCTGTATCAGTTGATCATCTAGatcattaatgaagatgttaGGCCTTCAGATACTATAATAAATGGATTAATGTGAGTACCGTAGGTAATTATCTGTACATGGGTTTACACTTTAGCTGACAAGACTAGTTACTGCTTGATTAATTGAAGTTATGTTTCAGATGAGAaaagttgttttaaaatgtgcagGTATTTGCAACCAGCCATTTCCAGCCTGAAggtattttcttaaatttatttCCACGTGTTGATGTTTCAGGTATTCTCTATGGAAATTTGgtgtaaaatttttaaattgttttcctgGGCTTTATTTTGGAATGTATCTCTGCATCATTTTTTCACCTCCTGCCAGATACATTGCTAGCAGAAATATGACATGACCTGGATGATCAGTCATGGAGATCTGGCATATTGACACTGAAACATCTTCAAACAAACTCTCAAGAAATAAATTAAGAGTAGATTCAAGAAATTTATTACCATTAATTTGCTCTCTTCCTGCTAAAAATTAGCATGTTCTCTGTGTGAGGCCTAACAATGGAGCCTAAGCTTTCATCAGTTTAGtcatattattttatttgtttgaggCAAAAAAACAAAGACCAACATACATATGGGGCTTTTCCTACATGAACATATTCTGTATCAAGTTTGATTTCTTAAAAATCAAGTTTGATTTCTTAAATGTCAAGAGCATGTTTATCATCTCCCAGTTACTAGGAGTTAATATGAATTAAGAAATATTCATGATAATTCTAAGAATACCAGTGAAATATTATGAAATAGattattctcttttcagatGGGTAAGAAATGTGATAAAATACAGTCTCAAAGCCAAAATAAGCGACTAATCAGAACactccattaaaaaatatttcagggatttttttcctgagattgCATTTTTGGTTTCACTTGGGGAAAAGAACTCTGCTGTTACTCTGTTATAACTTGACCTTTCTTTGTCTGTAGTGCCAGGACCAAATTCCTCCAGTGACAATGGCATCAGCTTTGCCATGATAATGATGGCCTGGGTGGTGATTGCACTTGTCCTGTTCTTACTGAGACCCAGTAATCTAAGAGGGTCAAACACAGTCGGAAAGCCAACCAGCCAACACAATGTAAGTGCATCTTCAAGTGTCCTGCAGGGAGATTCTGTAATAGCTTAAATCTATTTTGGTTTAATACACACTGtctcaaagtattttttcccccttttttttcactgtattttcttgGAActccattaaaaattaaaatgagttAGTCCAAAGTGAAAGGAATCATGAAGGCTGAGTGTGGGATGGAGCAGGTGCAGTGTCCTCTGGATACTGTCTGTCTCTGGATGAAACTGCCTCCTGCCTTCTTAGGGGAAAGGGGACAAGCTCAGCTttaagagaagccagtaaacaAAATTACAGCATGATACTTTGACAAGGGTGATCCTTGTCCTAGATGTGGGATCATGAAAAAATCTCAATTAATACAGGAAACAGTATAGTTTTTTGATGCTCATTTTCTCTAATTATTATAAGAGCTATTGAAaaaccatgaaagaaaacacaatgtAACGCTTCTGAGTTCTTCTGTTGCTATATCCTCATGAAACACTGTGTCTAATTCTGtacctgtttttttttgtttggttgtttttggttttggttttgggtttttgtttgtttttgtttttgtttttgttttgttttggtttttggtttttggtttggtttggttttttgtttttgtttttttttttttggtttttggtttttttcctttcttctccccaGGGACAAGAACCACCAGCCCCACCAGTGGACTAGAGCATTCAGTATTGGAAAAGCTCAGCAGCTAAAACCTTGCACGACCAAATGAACGAAGTGACCAGATTGCTCCTAACCTGCACTCaatactgttttcttttctcatttataTAGAGCAGAGTTATCACTCAGCAGTAATCTTCATGAACTGCTTTTAGCAACTTCAATTTTAAGTGAATTTTTGCTTTGTATGTTATTACAATTCCTATAAGATTGTAATTTGAATAAAGGTAAGGcattgcagggtttttttggttgttacTGTGGACATTCTACTTAATCTCTTTCTGTTACAGTGATCCTAATTTCTTTGATGTGATTTCTGATATgcattgaaagaaaaagaaaatcccagtcCACCTATAAGAATGGAAGGTTACTGACCTTTCATCAGATTAATTCATATTTCTTCTCCAGTATGCTTTTGAGAGTTATATTATGGTCGGAAGTACTTAGTTATGtgctgaaaaatagaaattgttTTATATTTGCCCTGGTTTCAGAGCAGCTTTTATTCTGGTCTTTGGACCACTAACACAGTTTTCAGGGTTGCTGGCAAAAGGATGGATTGTCCACTAGAATGATACCGTGTGTGTGGGCACACGTAAGTGAACGTGAGGATTGCCACTGTCGAAGCTTTGATCTATATATTGGAAACTTTACACAAAAGATTAGACCACCAAAAAAAGTTAATTCAGCCATTTTCATTAATAAATTGTATGTCTTATTCAATATGTTGTGAAAAAACATACTCTAAACCCAGGTGTGTTTACTTACAGACTTTATCAAAAGAGAAATTTAGTAAGATGAACTTGGTAGAATTTTCTGTCCTGGCATAGTCTTTTCATAATTGGTACCTTAACAAGTTTTTAGCCATGATGTAATAGATATTGGACAGGATGAAATCATACCAAGAAGTTACCATGGTTACCAACTTTTGGTATGCAACATGTACTGGATTATTCAGGTTTTTCACCTGTATGTCATCAGCAATTCTTAACATTTCATCCTTATCTACTAGTTGTAATTGTAGAATAACAAACTTGCAGGTGACTACATATGGCATGTCTCTTCCCTCTAAtaaatgtgtgtatgtgtggtATGTTTcagtgtgtgtatgtgtggctgtgcacacacctgtgcacaTCTCCCATTATGGAAAATGGGAAGGACTTTTTTTATGTACATTAATTtaagaacattttaaagatGTACAGAAAAGCAACACTGTATATTTTTCTTGTTCAATTTGAAAAAGTGATCAGAATAATGTAAAGAACATTTTTATGTTCCCAACATGAAACTTCTTTCCTTAAAGGTCAGTAGAACAGACATATGGGAATTCTAAGCCTTAGTCTACAAACCTTTATTTCATGAGGACTTTAGTTATGGAGCTGAAGGAACTAACTGTTAAATTTCAAAAAGGTTTGTATTAACAGGCTCTAACAAAAATCTCACATCAGATCCCATGGTTGACAGCTGCAGGGTTTTGCTCTTCAGGGCAAAGGGTGAGCCAGCTAAGCCCCCTTGTAAGGGTACAGTGTAGAGCTGAAGAAGGGCTTCTGTAATTTGATGTAATTGACCTCTATGGAATACTGTGCTCCCAAGCATAGgagcaagttaaaaaaaaaaaaaaaagaaaaaaagaagaagaagaagatcgGGCCAGGTGCTCTCAGTGACATCAGTGCAGTGCCATGTAAAGCAATGAAACTGCAGGAGAGAAGCTGAGAGAATTTGTCCCATTGTGTCTAATAATGTACAGGCCACAAACACTGTGTAAAGATGTCACTGGGACAAGCACTCTTGCCAGTGCTTACTTTTTGCCTTCCATGTACATTTATGTTTGGGATGCTGTTCAGAACAAGTAATACAGCATCATTTTGTTGAACCCACAAGAAAACCTATATAATCTCCCACACTGACCTTTTTCCTCCAAGGATTTTTGGCCAGAATCCTTCACTATTGGAGGCATAAAACAAGCTTCCAATTGATTAAAAAGCCAGCTGAAACAGGCTTCTATTCAGAGCACTACTCCTCATCCTCTTGGGAGTTGGTGAGATTGACAGGAGATGCTCCTCACTTGTGAGGATCAGTCTCACTTAAATGTCTGTTTATGTATTTGTAAAACTTACCCCATGCATCCAGCTCTAAAAGTCTTGGCAAATGAACTTTTTGTTCAGAGGAATGTTGTGGTTTACCTTTAAAGAGATGTCTTTGCTTGAAATTCCTCTAATTGTCCCAGTGATTTTATACATGTATGCTTTCCTCATGTAAATggctattttaaatttttttatgtaaaagaaaatgaacattggaaatattttattgtaaaatGTTTTACTAAAGAGCCAGGCCACTATCCCACATCAAAATGTATGCCTTTTAAATTCAGATACTCTCTCCAAGATACAAAGTTCAGATCAGCActcttaattaaaataaaagtaagtAACCATGGGACTGTATTTTGCCACTCTTATTTGTGTTAAATAGTGCCTTACTCATCAAGTAGTTGCACTGAAGTTTGTGGAACTACTCTGAGATAATGTACTAGTAGCAGCTTTAGTAAGGGTGGCAGAAATCTGGTCTTTAGTGTTGTAATTTGTGATTAAATAATTGTATCATGGTTACAGATGTTTATGGTAAATTTTGGGAAGAGATTAGTGGTATGCAAAGCTCTAGGGTATGATCAGTTCTGTAATGATGGTTTTAACCTTGGTTAGTCAGAGATGCAAGTTGTAGCAACTTGGAAAATATGGAAGGAAAATTTACAATTATACCTTAACTTTGTTAAAACAATAGTATTTTAGAGTCTGCTTAACACAATTACTATACTCTGAAATGAGAAATCATATGTATCCATGCACTGTCTGCAGATCACTTAGCCTTGTAATGTTAATGATTGAAAAATGGAAGAGTGAAGATGTCATGTACTTAATGTAAATCGGTGGTTTAAAATATCTGAATTATGCCAAACAAAAAATCGTCTGTGCCATTTGCagtttcctagtaatcttttaCTGAGTACTTGGATTGGGATAAAGGGCTTGTACTATGCACTTTTTATTGACTTAACAAAATAAATAGCAATCATTAGTAAACTTTTGTCTTTGTCTTTTAGTTTTTATATAAGACATAGGGCTGCACCAACCTATCAATTTCTAAGGTAATTTGAAATCATCTAAAAATAAGAGTCAGTAAAAATAGTGTGTCACCTGtgtaacttttaaaatgtaaattctaCCTTTTCGCATGGACACTTGTCTACTGTATGTATCTCAAGCAAGtcagaacaaataaaaagcagtttgcAAGGTTTAAGATACTTTGATGACCAACATGGATA
The genomic region above belongs to Molothrus aeneus isolate 106 chromosome 4, BPBGC_Maene_1.0, whole genome shotgun sequence and contains:
- the SMIM14 gene encoding small integral membrane protein 14 — its product is MAEGGFDPCECICSHEHAMRRLINLLRQSQSYCTDTECLQELPGPNSSSDNGISFAMIMMAWVVIALVLFLLRPSNLRGSNTVGKPTSQHNGQEPPAPPVD